One Qipengyuania gaetbuli genomic region harbors:
- a CDS encoding acyl-CoA dehydrogenase family protein, which yields MASEDLDDIRRAVRAVCSDFPGEYWREKDRERAYPGEFVDAITQAGFLAALIPEEYGGSGLRLDTAAVIMEEIQAAGCNGAAAHAQMYVMNTLLRYGSEDQKTAYLPAIATGELRLQAFGVSEPTSGTDTLSLRTFARRDGDDYVVNGQKIWTSRAEHSDLMVLLARTTPREQVAKKTEGLSLFLVDMRKVVGNGMTIKPIRTMMNHSTTEVFFDDMRIPASALIGEEGQGFRYILSGMNAERILIAAECIGDAKWFIEKASDYAKERQVFSRPIGQNQGVQFPIARCYAQMRAAELMVHHAAQVYDQGGNAGAEANMAKMLASEASWAAADMCVQTLGGFGFAEEYDVERKFREARLYTVAPISTNLILSYVAEHVLGLPRSY from the coding sequence ATGGCTAGTGAAGACCTCGACGACATCCGCCGCGCCGTTCGCGCAGTCTGCTCCGACTTTCCGGGCGAGTACTGGCGCGAGAAGGATCGCGAACGGGCCTATCCCGGGGAGTTCGTGGACGCCATCACGCAAGCGGGTTTCCTCGCGGCCCTGATCCCCGAGGAATATGGCGGCAGCGGCCTGCGTCTCGACACGGCGGCCGTCATTATGGAGGAAATCCAGGCTGCGGGCTGCAACGGAGCCGCTGCCCACGCGCAGATGTACGTGATGAACACTCTGCTGCGATACGGCAGCGAGGATCAGAAGACGGCCTACCTGCCTGCCATCGCTACCGGCGAGCTGCGCCTCCAGGCCTTCGGTGTGTCGGAACCGACCAGTGGGACGGATACACTTTCGCTGCGCACCTTCGCGCGGAGGGACGGGGATGACTATGTCGTCAACGGCCAGAAGATATGGACCAGCCGGGCGGAGCATTCCGACCTCATGGTCCTGCTGGCCCGGACGACACCGCGCGAGCAAGTGGCCAAGAAGACCGAGGGGCTCTCACTGTTCCTTGTCGACATGCGCAAGGTGGTGGGCAACGGCATGACCATCAAGCCGATCCGCACGATGATGAACCACTCCACCACGGAAGTGTTCTTCGACGACATGCGCATTCCCGCCTCTGCGCTCATCGGCGAGGAAGGGCAGGGCTTTCGCTACATCCTTTCGGGTATGAACGCAGAGCGCATCCTGATCGCCGCCGAATGCATCGGCGATGCCAAGTGGTTCATCGAGAAGGCCAGCGATTACGCGAAGGAGCGGCAGGTCTTCAGCCGTCCGATCGGCCAGAACCAGGGGGTCCAGTTCCCGATTGCCCGCTGCTATGCCCAGATGCGGGCGGCGGAGTTGATGGTCCATCACGCGGCACAGGTTTACGACCAGGGCGGCAATGCCGGTGCCGAAGCGAACATGGCAAAGATGCTCGCCAGCGAAGCCAGTTGGGCCGCAGCCGACATGTGCGTGCAGACCCTTGGCGGCTTCGGCTTTGCGGAGGAATATGATGTCGAGCGCAAGTTCCGCGAAGCGCGGCTCTACACTGTTGCGCCGATCAGCACGAACCTGATCCTCAGCTACGTGGCCGAACATGTTCTCGGCCTGCCGCGTTCTTACTGA
- a CDS encoding pyruvate dehydrogenase complex E1 component subunit beta — MAIELKMPALSPTMEEGTLAKWLKQEGDEIAIGDIIAEIETDKATMEFEAVDEGTLGKILVAEGTEGVKVGTVIAMLAGEGEDASTVADAAPVADVPGEGKDVGREPSEAEITRPTKKSGVKDPEIPHGTNMATVTVREALRDAMAEEMRRDERVFVMGEEVAQYQGAYKVTQGLLDEFGPKRVIDTPITEYGFAGIGTGAAMGGLRPIVEFMTFNFAMQAIDHIINSAAKTNYMSGGQMRCPVVFRGPNGAASRVGAQHSQNYGPWYASVPGLIVIAPYDAADAKGLMKAAIRCEDPVVFLENELVYGRSFELPELDDHVLPIGKARIMREGSDVTIVAYSIAVGLALEAAEQLAGEGIDAEVIDLRTLRPLDKEAILESLAKTNRLVIAEEGWPTCSIASEVVAICMEEGFDHLDAPVTRVCNEDVPLPYAANLEKLALIDTAGIVSAVKKVCYRD, encoded by the coding sequence ATGGCCATCGAATTGAAGATGCCGGCGCTTTCGCCCACCATGGAAGAAGGCACGCTTGCCAAGTGGCTCAAGCAGGAAGGCGACGAGATCGCCATCGGTGACATCATTGCCGAAATCGAAACCGACAAGGCGACGATGGAATTCGAAGCTGTCGACGAAGGCACGCTGGGCAAGATCCTCGTGGCTGAGGGCACCGAAGGCGTGAAAGTCGGGACCGTCATCGCCATGCTGGCGGGCGAGGGCGAGGATGCCTCTACCGTGGCGGACGCTGCCCCCGTCGCCGACGTTCCGGGCGAGGGCAAGGACGTAGGCCGCGAGCCGTCGGAAGCGGAGATCACCCGGCCGACCAAGAAGTCAGGCGTGAAGGATCCGGAAATCCCGCACGGCACCAACATGGCTACCGTCACGGTCCGCGAAGCTCTGCGCGATGCCATGGCCGAGGAAATGCGCCGCGACGAGCGCGTGTTCGTGATGGGCGAGGAAGTTGCCCAGTACCAGGGCGCCTACAAGGTGACGCAGGGCCTGCTGGACGAATTCGGTCCCAAGCGCGTGATCGATACGCCGATCACCGAATACGGCTTTGCCGGCATTGGTACCGGCGCGGCGATGGGCGGCCTTCGTCCAATCGTGGAGTTCATGACCTTCAACTTCGCCATGCAGGCGATCGATCATATCATCAATTCGGCAGCCAAGACCAACTACATGTCCGGCGGCCAGATGCGTTGCCCCGTGGTCTTCCGCGGCCCCAACGGAGCGGCCAGCCGCGTCGGTGCACAGCACAGCCAGAACTACGGCCCCTGGTATGCCAGCGTGCCGGGCCTGATCGTCATCGCGCCCTATGACGCCGCCGATGCCAAGGGCCTGATGAAAGCTGCCATTCGCTGCGAAGACCCGGTGGTCTTCCTCGAGAACGAGCTCGTCTACGGCCGCAGCTTCGAACTGCCCGAACTGGATGACCATGTTCTGCCGATCGGCAAAGCGCGCATCATGCGCGAAGGTTCGGACGTCACGATCGTCGCATACTCGATCGCGGTGGGCCTTGCGCTTGAGGCGGCCGAGCAGCTGGCCGGCGAAGGTATCGATGCCGAAGTGATCGACTTGCGCACGCTGCGCCCGCTCGACAAGGAAGCCATCCTCGAAAGCCTTGCCAAGACCAACCGTCTGGTCATCGCGGAGGAAGGCTGGCCGACTTGCTCGATCGCATCGGAAGTCGTCGCTATCTGCATGGAAGAAGGCTTCGACCACCTCGATGCCCCGGTAACGCGGGTGTGCAACGAGGATGTTCCGCTGCCCTATGCCGCGAACCTCGAAAAGCTCGCCTTGATCGACACGGCGGGAATCGTCTCGGCCGTGAAGAAGGTTTGCTACCGGGATTAG
- the grxC gene encoding glutaredoxin 3, translated as MSQPHIDIYTKFGCGYCYRAKKLLDDKGAVYEEHDITMGGPKRDEMMERAPQARTVPQIFIGEVYVGGSDDLAALERAGKLDALLAG; from the coding sequence ATGAGCCAGCCCCATATCGACATCTACACCAAGTTCGGCTGCGGCTACTGCTACCGCGCGAAGAAGCTGCTCGACGACAAGGGCGCGGTCTACGAAGAACACGACATCACGATGGGCGGCCCCAAGCGCGATGAAATGATGGAGCGTGCGCCGCAGGCGCGCACGGTGCCGCAAATCTTCATCGGCGAGGTCTACGTCGGCGGTTCGGACGATCTCGCGGCGCTGGAACGCGCCGGCAAGCTCGATGCACTCCTGGCCGGTTGA
- a CDS encoding VOC family protein: MSAIKPSGIHHAAYRCKDAKETVEWYAKVLGMEYTTAFAEDHVPSTGAYDPYMHVFLDAGNGNVLAFFELPNQPDMGRDENTPQWVQHLAFRVGSEEELLAAKDHVESLGIDVLGPTHHGIFKSIYFFDPNGHRVELAADIGTDEQYAELKRVAPLMLEEWSQTKKAPRHADWLHEIARKEHGLN, translated from the coding sequence ATGAGCGCGATCAAGCCCTCCGGCATCCACCACGCAGCCTACCGCTGCAAGGATGCGAAAGAGACCGTCGAATGGTACGCCAAGGTGCTGGGCATGGAATATACCACTGCCTTTGCCGAGGACCACGTTCCCTCGACCGGTGCCTACGACCCTTACATGCACGTCTTCCTCGATGCAGGTAACGGAAACGTGCTCGCCTTCTTCGAACTGCCCAACCAGCCCGACATGGGCCGCGACGAAAATACGCCGCAGTGGGTCCAGCACCTCGCCTTCCGCGTCGGCTCTGAAGAAGAGCTCCTCGCTGCAAAGGACCATGTCGAAAGCCTCGGTATCGACGTCCTCGGTCCGACCCACCACGGTATCTTCAAGTCGATCTATTTCTTCGACCCGAACGGTCACCGCGTGGAACTTGCTGCCGATATCGGCACGGACGAGCAATATGCGGAACTCAAGCGGGTTGCACCGCTGATGCTCGAGGAATGGAGCCAGACCAAGAAGGCCCCTCGCCATGCAGACTGGCTGCACGAGATTGCCCGCAAGGAACACGGGCTGAACTAA
- a CDS encoding carbon-nitrogen hydrolase family protein: MTRIALFQATTGIDPQANAARLVEAIEEAAEGGAQMLFTPEMSGLLDRDRQRAAGNVVGEEANPVLAAVRDASARTGIWTCIGSLAVLADSGKWANRSFVVDATGEIAARYDKMHMFDVDLATGESWRESNAYQAGDKVVAVDTPLGRLGLAVCYDLRFPGLFEALGKLGCDAIAIPAAFTVPTGRAHWHIMQRARAIEASAYVFAAAQVGQHEDGRMTYGHSLVVDPWGEVLLDMGGEASGVGFAEIDLSRIADVRAQVPSLANRREIAI, encoded by the coding sequence ATGACGCGCATCGCGCTCTTCCAGGCGACGACCGGGATCGATCCGCAGGCCAATGCAGCGCGTCTGGTCGAGGCAATCGAAGAGGCTGCCGAAGGTGGGGCGCAGATGCTGTTCACGCCCGAGATGTCGGGCCTGCTCGACCGGGACCGCCAGCGCGCTGCCGGTAATGTCGTAGGCGAAGAGGCAAACCCCGTCCTCGCCGCCGTCAGGGACGCGAGTGCGCGTACTGGTATCTGGACCTGTATCGGGTCGCTCGCGGTACTTGCTGACAGCGGGAAATGGGCCAACCGAAGCTTCGTAGTCGACGCAACAGGCGAGATCGCGGCCCGTTACGACAAGATGCACATGTTCGATGTCGACCTTGCGACCGGCGAAAGCTGGCGCGAGTCCAACGCATATCAGGCGGGCGACAAGGTCGTTGCCGTCGACACGCCGCTTGGCAGGCTCGGCCTCGCGGTGTGCTACGATTTGCGCTTTCCCGGCCTGTTCGAAGCTCTGGGCAAGCTTGGCTGCGATGCCATTGCCATCCCTGCCGCGTTCACTGTGCCGACTGGAAGGGCGCACTGGCACATAATGCAAAGGGCTAGGGCGATCGAGGCTTCCGCCTACGTTTTCGCCGCCGCCCAGGTCGGCCAGCACGAAGATGGTCGCATGACCTACGGACACAGCCTTGTCGTCGACCCATGGGGAGAGGTCCTGCTCGACATGGGGGGCGAGGCGAGCGGGGTCGGATTTGCGGAAATCGACTTGTCGCGCATCGCCGATGTGCGGGCGCAGGTTCCCAGCCTTGCCAACCGCCGCGAAATCGCCATTTAG
- a CDS encoding mechanosensitive ion channel family protein: MNYISTLRDELQDMGTGFVEALPSLAIALFVVLLTWIVARFAAKIADTLVGRTEIRASLKNLIDTLVKLAIWVTGLFIAAVIVIPSLTPASLLAGLGIGAVAIGFAFQDIFENFLAGVLIMVREKMRIGDVIECEGITGKVEHITLRETHVRKLSGELTVVPNSILFKNPVEILTDVDQRRHQVVIGVSYDTNLDHAADVIRRAVEGVDDVLASKGVDIFAQEFNSSSVDFLVRWWAGSTPRSGWESKDKVIRAIKSALDEAHIEIPFPYITHTFKETVPVSQLGDTAKRTP; encoded by the coding sequence GTGAATTACATTTCCACACTGCGCGATGAGCTGCAGGACATGGGTACCGGCTTCGTCGAGGCCCTGCCCAGCCTGGCCATCGCGCTGTTCGTCGTCCTGCTCACCTGGATCGTCGCCCGTTTCGCCGCCAAGATTGCGGATACGCTGGTCGGCAGAACCGAAATCAGGGCCAGCCTCAAGAACCTGATCGACACGCTGGTAAAGCTGGCGATCTGGGTCACCGGCCTGTTCATTGCCGCCGTCATCGTCATTCCCAGCCTGACCCCGGCAAGCCTGCTCGCCGGATTGGGTATCGGTGCAGTAGCAATCGGTTTCGCCTTCCAGGACATTTTCGAGAATTTCCTTGCCGGCGTGCTCATCATGGTTCGCGAGAAGATGCGGATCGGCGACGTGATCGAGTGCGAAGGCATTACCGGCAAGGTCGAACACATCACCTTGCGCGAGACCCATGTTCGCAAGCTTTCGGGCGAACTGACCGTCGTGCCCAATTCGATCCTGTTCAAGAACCCTGTCGAAATCCTGACCGATGTCGACCAGCGCCGGCACCAGGTCGTGATCGGTGTTTCCTACGACACCAACCTCGACCACGCGGCCGACGTTATCAGGCGTGCCGTCGAAGGGGTGGACGACGTGCTTGCCAGCAAGGGCGTCGATATCTTTGCGCAGGAATTCAATTCCAGTTCGGTGGACTTTCTTGTGCGCTGGTGGGCCGGATCTACGCCGCGCTCGGGATGGGAAAGCAAGGACAAGGTGATCCGCGCAATCAAGTCCGCACTGGACGAAGCGCATATCGAGATCCCGTTTCCCTACATTACGCATACCTTCAAGGAGACGGTTCCCGTCAGCCAGTTGGGTGACACGGCGAAGCGGACCCCTTAA
- a CDS encoding DUF1178 family protein — MIVYDLHCDNGHRFEGWFGSSADYERQSEVGLVDCPECGSTNVGKAPMAPAVPAKSNSAPKQNSGAKEAQLSNAPMPPEVRKAFEALAKAQAKALEKSRWVGDKFAEEARSQHYGEADETPIHGKATKEEAKELAAEGIAVAPIIFPIAPPDELN, encoded by the coding sequence ATGATCGTCTACGACCTCCACTGCGACAACGGCCACCGCTTCGAAGGCTGGTTCGGATCGTCCGCCGATTACGAGCGGCAGAGCGAGGTTGGGCTGGTCGATTGCCCTGAGTGCGGCTCGACCAATGTCGGCAAGGCGCCGATGGCACCCGCGGTGCCCGCCAAGTCGAACTCCGCGCCGAAGCAGAATTCCGGAGCAAAGGAGGCCCAGCTTTCCAACGCTCCGATGCCGCCGGAAGTGCGCAAGGCTTTCGAGGCGCTAGCCAAGGCGCAGGCCAAGGCGCTCGAAAAAAGCAGGTGGGTCGGTGACAAGTTCGCCGAGGAAGCCCGCTCGCAGCATTACGGCGAGGCCGACGAAACGCCGATCCACGGCAAGGCCACGAAGGAAGAGGCCAAGGAACTCGCAGCCGAGGGAATTGCGGTTGCGCCCATCATTTTCCCCATCGCGCCGCCCGACGAACTCAATTGA
- the hppD gene encoding 4-hydroxyphenylpyruvate dioxygenase — MPDLFENPIGLDGFEFVEFCAPEKGVIEPVFEAMGFTLVAKHRSKDVDLWRQGQINLILNYEPKSAAWFFAREHGPSACGMGFRVRDARKAYAELLERGAEPVAVQTGPMELHIPAIRGIGGAIVYLIDRYEDGEGNGLSIYDIDFEYLPGGEKHPVGAGFNVIDHLTHNVYNGRMKYWADYYETLFNFREIRFFDIKGEYTGLTSKALTAPDGKIRIPLNEEGEGGKGQIEEFLREFNGEGIQHIALICDDLLGCWDNLKKLGVPFMTAPPETYYEMLSERLPGHGEDENELKARGILLDGTTEGGQPRLLLQIFAEAQVGPVFFEFIQRKGDEGFGEGNFKALFESMERDQIRRGVLEVEPAE; from the coding sequence ATGCCCGATCTTTTCGAAAACCCCATCGGCCTCGACGGCTTTGAATTCGTCGAATTCTGCGCGCCCGAAAAAGGCGTGATCGAGCCGGTTTTCGAAGCCATGGGCTTCACCCTCGTCGCCAAGCATCGCTCCAAGGACGTCGATCTCTGGCGCCAGGGCCAGATCAATCTGATCCTCAACTACGAACCGAAAAGCGCTGCATGGTTCTTTGCGCGTGAACACGGCCCCTCTGCTTGCGGCATGGGCTTCCGCGTTCGCGATGCCCGCAAGGCCTATGCCGAACTGCTCGAGCGCGGCGCCGAGCCAGTCGCTGTGCAGACCGGCCCGATGGAACTCCACATCCCGGCCATCCGCGGCATCGGCGGCGCGATCGTCTACCTCATCGATCGCTATGAAGACGGCGAAGGCAATGGCCTGTCGATTTACGACATCGATTTCGAATACCTGCCGGGCGGCGAGAAGCACCCCGTCGGGGCCGGCTTCAACGTCATCGATCACCTCACGCACAACGTCTACAACGGCCGCATGAAGTACTGGGCGGACTATTACGAAACGCTCTTCAACTTCCGCGAAATCCGCTTCTTCGACATCAAGGGCGAGTACACCGGCCTGACCTCGAAGGCGCTGACCGCGCCCGACGGGAAGATCCGCATCCCGCTCAACGAGGAAGGCGAAGGCGGCAAGGGCCAGATCGAGGAGTTCCTGCGCGAATTCAATGGCGAAGGCATCCAGCACATCGCGCTGATCTGCGACGACCTTCTCGGCTGCTGGGACAATCTCAAAAAGCTGGGCGTTCCCTTCATGACCGCCCCGCCCGAGACCTATTACGAGATGCTGTCCGAGCGCCTGCCCGGCCATGGCGAAGACGAGAACGAACTCAAGGCCCGCGGCATCCTGCTCGACGGCACGACTGAAGGTGGCCAGCCCCGCCTGCTCCTGCAGATCTTCGCAGAAGCGCAGGTCGGCCCCGTGTTCTTCGAATTCATCCAGCGCAAGGGTGACGAAGGCTTCGGCGAAGGCAACTTCAAGGCCCTGTTCGAAAGCATGGAACGCGACCAGATCCGTCGCGGCGTTCTCGAAGTGGAACCTGCAGAATGA
- the pdhA gene encoding pyruvate dehydrogenase (acetyl-transferring) E1 component subunit alpha yields MAKAPKSKAAGSPAENLDFVLHSLQEELDKKKRFDASREQMLHFYEQMMLIRRFEERAGQLYGLGLIGGFCHLYIGQEAVAVGLQSALTEKLDSVITGYRDHGHMLAYGIDPKVIMAELTGREAGISKGKGGSMHMFSTEHKFYGGHGIVGAQVALGGGLALAHQYNEDGGLCLAYFGDGAANQGQVYETFNMASLWKLPIVFVIENNQYAMGTAVSRSSAETEFYRRGTAFRIPGMKVNGMDVLEVRQAAEIAFKHVREGRGPVLMECETYRYRGHSMSDPAKYRTREEVQDMKDHKDPIEGLKKILIEQGTSEDDLKAIDKDIRKIVSEAADFAENSPEPEASELYTDVLVEEY; encoded by the coding sequence TTGGCAAAGGCCCCGAAGAGCAAAGCCGCAGGTAGCCCGGCAGAGAACCTCGATTTCGTCCTGCATTCTTTGCAGGAGGAACTCGACAAGAAGAAGCGTTTCGACGCCAGCAGGGAACAGATGCTGCATTTCTACGAGCAGATGATGCTGATCCGCCGCTTCGAAGAGCGCGCCGGCCAGCTCTATGGCCTCGGCCTCATCGGCGGCTTCTGCCACCTCTATATCGGTCAGGAGGCTGTCGCAGTGGGCCTGCAGTCGGCCCTGACCGAAAAGCTCGACAGCGTTATCACCGGTTATCGCGACCATGGCCACATGCTTGCCTATGGCATCGATCCCAAGGTCATCATGGCCGAGCTGACCGGCCGCGAAGCGGGCATTTCGAAGGGCAAGGGTGGGTCGATGCACATGTTCTCGACAGAGCATAAGTTCTACGGCGGCCACGGTATCGTCGGTGCGCAGGTTGCGCTCGGCGGCGGACTGGCGCTCGCGCACCAGTACAACGAGGACGGCGGCCTGTGTCTTGCCTATTTCGGTGACGGTGCAGCCAACCAGGGCCAGGTCTACGAGACCTTCAACATGGCGTCGCTCTGGAAGCTCCCGATCGTCTTCGTGATCGAGAACAACCAGTACGCGATGGGCACTGCCGTCAGCCGCAGTTCCGCCGAGACCGAATTCTACCGCCGCGGCACCGCGTTCCGCATCCCGGGCATGAAGGTCAACGGCATGGACGTGCTGGAAGTCCGGCAGGCTGCAGAGATTGCCTTCAAGCACGTGCGCGAGGGCAGGGGCCCGGTCCTGATGGAATGCGAAACCTACCGTTATCGCGGACACTCCATGTCCGATCCGGCCAAGTACCGCACGCGCGAGGAAGTGCAGGACATGAAGGATCACAAGGACCCGATCGAGGGCCTGAAGAAGATCCTCATCGAGCAGGGCACCAGCGAAGACGACCTCAAGGCTATCGACAAGGACATCCGCAAGATCGTGAGCGAAGCAGCCGATTTCGCCGAGAATTCGCCCGAGCCGGAGGCATCCGAGCTCTACACCGACGTTCTGGTCGAGGAGTATTGA
- a CDS encoding FtsB family cell division protein encodes MRGKPRLTIRQKQKASQSAALGALLVMGAIGIAGPSGLLAWSENLRLLDQREAQLAALQKERAALENKVALLHPEHADPDMVGELLRSQLNVVHPDEVVIKLDD; translated from the coding sequence ATGAGGGGCAAGCCGAGACTCACTATCAGGCAGAAGCAGAAGGCGTCGCAAAGCGCGGCGCTCGGCGCGTTGCTTGTGATGGGCGCGATCGGCATCGCCGGCCCTAGCGGTCTGCTGGCATGGAGCGAGAATCTTCGCCTGCTCGACCAGCGCGAAGCCCAGCTGGCCGCTCTCCAGAAAGAACGTGCCGCGCTGGAAAACAAGGTCGCGCTGCTGCACCCCGAACATGCCGATCCCGACATGGTGGGTGAACTGCTTCGCAGCCAGCTTAACGTCGTCCATCCGGACGAGGTCGTGATCAAGCTCGACGACTGA
- a CDS encoding Hsp20 family protein, which translates to MNRFDTTPYRRSTVGFDRLFDLMERQARNAGGDNYPPFNIERRGDDEYRITLAVAGFRPEDLDITAQQNLLVIQGRKRDEQPEGDMLHVGIANRGFERRFDLADYVRVENADLRDGMLVIDLLREVPEAMKPKKISIGGQKPLEIVKGDDSEAA; encoded by the coding sequence ATGAACCGTTTCGACACTACCCCCTATCGCCGTTCGACCGTCGGCTTCGACCGCCTGTTCGACCTGATGGAACGCCAGGCGCGCAATGCCGGTGGCGACAATTACCCCCCGTTCAATATCGAGCGCCGCGGTGACGATGAATATCGCATCACGCTGGCGGTCGCGGGCTTCCGCCCCGAAGACCTCGATATCACGGCCCAGCAGAACCTTCTGGTCATTCAGGGCCGCAAGCGTGACGAACAGCCCGAAGGCGATATGCTGCATGTCGGCATTGCCAACCGCGGGTTCGAGCGCCGTTTCGACCTGGCGGATTATGTCCGCGTAGAAAACGCAGACCTCAGGGACGGCATGCTGGTCATCGACCTGCTGCGCGAGGTTCCCGAGGCGATGAAGCCGAAGAAGATCTCGATCGGCGGACAGAAGCCTTTGGAAATCGTCAAGGGCGACGACAGCGAAGCTGCCTGA
- a CDS encoding haloalkane dehalogenase translates to MQILRTPAERFAGIPDYPFAENWIEIDLGNGMSARQHYLDEGPKDAPPVLLFHGEPSWSYLYRKMIPLLVDAGFRVLAPDLIGFGKSDKPDDPAFYTYARHTAWLKQWRGAVVPQPAGLFCQDWGSLLGLRMVGQEPERFTFVVASNATLPTGGKVSDGFLAWRAFAKSSPDFVIGDILQRATQTELSDAEVAAYNAPFPDEPSKAGARAFPQLVPVEDGMDGIDDNLAAWKGLEAFDRPFLTLFGEDDPVLGMAAPLLSERIAGAKGQPHAMLSKCGHFSQEDRPRELADGIIAMARKAGVLG, encoded by the coding sequence ATGCAGATACTTCGAACCCCCGCCGAACGCTTCGCAGGCATCCCCGATTATCCATTCGCCGAGAACTGGATCGAGATCGACCTCGGCAACGGGATGTCGGCCCGCCAGCATTACCTCGATGAAGGTCCGAAGGACGCACCGCCGGTTCTGCTCTTCCACGGGGAGCCGAGCTGGTCGTATCTCTATCGCAAGATGATCCCTCTTCTGGTCGACGCAGGCTTCAGGGTCCTTGCGCCCGACCTCATCGGTTTCGGCAAGAGCGACAAGCCTGACGATCCTGCCTTCTACACCTATGCCCGGCACACCGCGTGGCTGAAGCAATGGCGCGGTGCCGTAGTGCCCCAACCCGCGGGCCTGTTCTGCCAGGACTGGGGGAGCCTGCTCGGATTGCGTATGGTCGGACAGGAGCCTGAGCGCTTTACCTTCGTAGTCGCCAGCAATGCGACACTGCCCACGGGCGGTAAAGTTTCGGACGGTTTCCTCGCCTGGCGCGCCTTCGCCAAGAGCTCGCCAGATTTCGTGATCGGCGACATACTGCAGCGGGCGACCCAGACCGAGCTCAGCGATGCCGAAGTGGCAGCATACAACGCGCCGTTCCCGGACGAGCCGAGCAAGGCAGGGGCCCGCGCGTTTCCGCAGCTGGTGCCGGTAGAGGACGGCATGGATGGCATCGACGACAATCTGGCGGCATGGAAGGGACTGGAAGCCTTCGACCGGCCTTTCCTAACCCTCTTCGGAGAGGATGACCCAGTGTTGGGCATGGCCGCGCCGCTGCTTTCCGAGCGCATCGCCGGCGCCAAGGGACAGCCGCACGCAATGCTGAGCAAATGTGGCCATTTCAGCCAGGAAGACCGCCCGCGCGAATTGGCCGATGGCATCATCGCCATGGCGCGCAAGGCAGGAGTGCTCGGTTAG